The genomic stretch CTTAAATattgtctctttgtctttctctctctctctctgtatttgtaAATGTCTGTTGAAAGGAGCCTCTCACCAAAGTCAAGGGCccggatgaagagagagagagacctgaaaaaggaggatgatgaagatgatgacaagaagaagaaagatAAGGTATGTAACTCCTTATTGTGTGTAATAGGGACATTTAAGATTAATACAGCATGTTCCAATGTTCTTTTTACGTCCCTCTTACACCCTCTTTCTCCATGTCCTTTTCCGTATCTCCATTCCCAGGTGCAGCCCCTCTCTTTGGAGGAGCTCCTAGCTAAGaagaaggcagaggaggaggctgaGGCCAAGGTGGGATGTGCTCTCCTCAATTCTTTTATTGTAATTTCTGTACACTTGCCTCAGATTTCCTTAAATGTACAACACAAGCTGTCctaatctctctctatctctcttgccctcccccGCAGCCCAAGTTTTTGTCTAAAGCGGAGCGCGAGGCCGAGGCTCTGAAGCGCAGAGAGCAGGAGACGGAGGAGCGGCGGCGCATGGTggacgaggagaggaagaagaggagagtgttCCAGGACATCGGGAGGAAGATGATGGGTAAACTAAACTGATCATTACGGATTTACACATTATTTCCCCAAAAAGTCCTGCCTCTCTTCCGTATACATGATGCGCATTTCTTGGTTTTGAGTACATTATTGCtgtatttgttgtgttttgcggTATCATTTCAACTGAGTAAACTAGTAGAATGCATCCCACTGCTTTACAGGTTAGCTCAGAAGATTGTAATGCTAAAACTGTAGGTGTCCTAGTTGCTCAGTGTGCTCTCCATGCTTCCCCCTCTTGTAGAGGACCccatggagagagagcgcagagagaggagggagcgcatggagagggagagcaacgGAAACGATGAAGACGACGGCCGACAGAAgatcagagaggagaaagataaGGGCAAAGAGCTCCAGGCCATCAAGGCTAGTgaagacgcacgcacacacatgcacatacacacacacagatacacacacacacacacgcacgcatgtgcACAACCCAAACATACACCTTAACTCAAAACTATATATTGAAAATGTTAAATGAGTTTCTGTCTCTGGCTCTGCCCCTCTCAGGAGCGCTACTTGGGTGGCATTAAGAAGCGCCGTCGCACGAGGCACCTGAACGACAGgaagtttgtgtttgagtgggaCGCCTCAGAAGACACCTCGGTTGACTACAACCCCATGTGCGTAGACGTATGAGGACACAAACCAACCATCATTACTAGAACCGTATTAGGATTTTGCTACCCCACTACATCATTGTTTACCATTGCACTTCTGCTTGCTTAAGGAGTTGCCCCTCTATCTGCCTTTGTTATGTCTTTGCTGTGTATGTACGGAGCTAACCACAAGTGCATGTAAAAGCTTATCTTAATTATCATAAGCTTACATTCTGCCCAATTACAAACTACTCTACCCATTCACATCAGGTACATTTTTGTTGCTGCTAAACATTTTGATTCCCTCacgggaccccccccccccccccttctgtttCACAGATATAAAGACAAGCACCATGTCCAGCTGTATGGACGTGGGTTCATCGCTGGGAttgacctcaaacagcagaaGAGGGACCAGTCCCATTTCTATGGAGATCTGATGGAGAAGAGGCGAacgctggaggagaaggagcaggaagagtaagcactacacacacacacacacacttacagtacacacttacttacttacttacttacagtagAGTACACATGGTTATTTCACTTCACACaagcatgtacaaacacacaagtcaTGTTTACATACaaaaaatcacacactcaccatataCACACTTTAAGCCAAGGGTACTGGTTTGGATTACTATACAAAATCGGAATATGTCCAGCATTGTCTTTAGTTCATATGCGCGCAACATACGTTCCAGCGGTCTTTAAGCTTACGTGCGCCTAATATCCGTCCCCCATGTCTCTCACAGGCGCTTTTTGAAGAAGATGCGCAAGAAGGAGGCCAAGCAGCGCTGGGACGACCGCCACTGGTCCCAGAAGAAGCTGGAGGAGATGACGGACAGGGACTGGCGTATCTTCCGCGAGGACTACAGCATCACCACCAAGGGAGGCAAGATCCCCAACCCCATCCGCAACTGGAAGGAGtacacactgcccccccacaTCCTGGAGGTCATCGACAAGTGTGGCTACAAGGTCAGCACGAAAACCTGTTAATTCACCTGGTCATGGGTCACATTCGTCACTTCGTTACACCAAtttaaatttcaattcaatGTCAATGCATTGTGATTTATAATGCAGTATCACCAACAACACTGTTAACAAAATAAAGTAATGATACTAAAAATTAACCAATTAAACAATAGGCTAAAGCAACCATCAATCAGGATCTAGATTTACTTTGTTGTATTTCAGTCAGTCAGAGTGTGTTGATGGATTGGTGCTGTTGCAACTACACATTTTTACTTTAATGTCCGTTTCTCCTTTCAACTCAGGATCCGACGCCCATCCAGAGACAGGCCATTCCTATTGGCTTACAGAACAGAGACATCATCGGTGTGGCTGAGACTGGTAGCggtaaaactgctgccttcctCATCCCCCTATTGGTCTGGATTACCACTCTGCCCAAGATTGACAGGTGAGGGTGTGATAAAAAAACGAGTGTGACTGTGAAGTGGTCCATCTTTAATCATGATTGGAGATCATCGGAGAACGACAACCGGCATGTTGCCATCAACAAACTTCCGGCAGCAAATCCAAAGTTCTCTGGGCCGAGGCCCAATCTTAATACAGGTTCAGTGATCTTGTTTCCAGACAAAACCATTACATACAGACCCATGACTCATGCTGTAGCATCAGCAGAGATAATAGACAACTCAAGCAAAATAGCCCTTATGCATCTGTCCTGCTGTTAGAGGCCACATCACATGCTATTCATTATATGTCAGCACTATTCTCTCCAATGCATAGCACATAGTCACTTGTCTGCCTCAGAGGATTTCTTCACTATTCTAGCGGCTGTTGCATGAGCTTTATTAGAGAGCCATTGACAGAGAGAGTAAGTTGattgttgtctgttgttgacTATCTTGTAATAGTGAGGGACTCACTACTGAAGAAGAACATCAATGATTGCCACCCATATACATAATGAGGCTAGTAATCCTCTAGAGAGTAATGAGAATGCTACCTGCTGGTGTAGCTAGACCTGCTCACCGTTTCCAGGAGGCGGCAGAGTCCAGCTGTTGTTCAGATCTTAAAGGCGAACTGCTTGTGTTCTCTGTAGAATTGAGGATTCGGACCAGGGCCCGTATGCTGTGATCCTGGCCCCGACTCGTGAGCTGGCCCAGCAGATTGAAGAAGAGACCCTTAAGTTTGGCAAGCCCCTCGGCATCCGCACAGTGGCCGTGATCGGTGGTATCTCCCGAGAGGACCAGGGATTCCGCCTCAGGATGGGTTGCGAGGTcagacatcaagacacacacacacacacacacacatttttgtcctTTATCTGTATCCACTCTTTGCATTTCCAACAGAAGGGATGCAAATGTTTTCAGAAGTGAAATACAACCTTAGACACTCATGGGTACTTGATAGAtagctctctcacactctctctcacactctctcactctctcactctctcacactcacactctggcCGGCTGTCTCCCTCAAAGCTACATGTAACTGACCAAAAGCCTGGAtgtgcgcatgcacacatgttcacacacacacacacacacacacacacacacacagaagtagaCCCCAAGATCTTCAACCCATaccaattaattaaattagaaaACAATTAAGAATTATTGACTGGAAGGTTAAACTTGATTTGCGTAATGTGAAACAGGAATTACATTTCCCTGTAGTTTTTCATTGCAACTACAGTAGCTGCTACATGATGTGATTTTGAATTTGTCATTTAACAATTGTTAATGAATCTGTACAAAAtaataacatctcatctgatcCTCCTAATCCGTTCATAGATTGTGATCGCCACTCCCGGTCGTCTGATCGACGTGCTGGAGAACCGATACCTTGTGCTCGGACGCTGCACGTACGTGGTCTTGGATGAGGCCGACAGGATGATTGACATGGGCTTTGAGCCCGACGTGCAGAAGATTCTGGAATACATCCCAGTGACCAATCAAAAGCCAGACACAGATGAGGCAGAGGACCCCGAGAAAATGATGATGAACTTCGAGTCTGGCAAGCACAAATACAGACAGGTGGGACAGACACTCTGAAACCAAACTAAAGGTTCCCTAAGcaagaagattttcagaatgtTGTTGATCGAT from Sardina pilchardus chromosome 7, fSarPil1.1, whole genome shotgun sequence encodes the following:
- the ddx23 gene encoding probable ATP-dependent RNA helicase DDX23; this translates as MGLEPTDKKEGETSTPKDRERKKSRSRERDRKGSPSKERKRQRSRERKRSRTRSKSPDRDRRLKDKDRDKERDRDKDRDRGRKDRDREKDGHRGRERERKRSRSLSPKSRARMKRERDLKKEDDEDDDKKKKDKVQPLSLEELLAKKKAEEEAEAKPKFLSKAEREAEALKRREQETEERRRMVDEERKKRRVFQDIGRKMMEDPMERERRERRERMERESNGNDEDDGRQKIREEKDKGKELQAIKERYLGGIKKRRRTRHLNDRKFVFEWDASEDTSVDYNPIYKDKHHVQLYGRGFIAGIDLKQQKRDQSHFYGDLMEKRRTLEEKEQEERFLKKMRKKEAKQRWDDRHWSQKKLEEMTDRDWRIFREDYSITTKGGKIPNPIRNWKEYTLPPHILEVIDKCGYKDPTPIQRQAIPIGLQNRDIIGVAETGSGKTAAFLIPLLVWITTLPKIDRIEDSDQGPYAVILAPTRELAQQIEEETLKFGKPLGIRTVAVIGGISREDQGFRLRMGCEIVIATPGRLIDVLENRYLVLGRCTYVVLDEADRMIDMGFEPDVQKILEYIPVTNQKPDTDEAEDPEKMMMNFESGKHKYRQTVMFTATMPPAVERLARSYLRRPAVVYIGSAGKPHERVEQKVLLMSEPEKRKKLLEVLSRGFEPPIIIFVNQKKGCDVLAKSLEKMGYNACTLHGGKGQEQREFALSNLKAGAKDILVATDVAGRGIDIQDVSMVLNYDMAKNIEDYIHRIGRTGRAGKSGVAMTFLTKEDASVFYDLKQAILESPVSTCPPELTNHPEAQHKPGTILTKKRREETIFA